One genomic segment of Polyangiaceae bacterium includes these proteins:
- a CDS encoding S46 family peptidase — MHRGPRGAATQAVLLAVALGASALPAHADEGQWTPEQLDELGTQFTALGIRLAPKQIWSAEGGLGHAVLNMSGCSAAFISPDGLIATNHHCAYRAIQSQSSSERDLLQLGFVAKKREQELEAKGETIRVLERISDVTDTINKAAAAAKDDGARYDAIEQAKKKLVADCEKKSPATRCEVESFFLGATYRLYETTELRDLRLVYAPPRSIGEYGGEIDNWMWPRHSGDFTLLRAYVAKDGTPAEYAASNVPYRSTDHFKISGQGVMPGDAVMVMGYPRQTMRHLPAPEMQRQVEQVLPGIVDLYGEWLKLLDAQSARSKDVAIKVAALKKGLANRHKNARGMLEGIRVMGLGARRNKERDKLQTLAKTKAQYAKPLEELASLADEARRSAPRELLLHSAQRGTNLLSLAVDLARLAEQRAKPDLERLPGYQERDLPDLWQSLLRRMRNFDAGVEAEIIASLVVRAHALPGEQKPTSLQALGAATAKRDAVAKGLLGRLKTSQLSKEARVKQLFEAEPGQLAKFADPVLDWGRKVAADLDAAERDEHRREGALSRLGPTYFAALREIRPGPLYPDANGTLRISLAKVQGYAPKDGLVATPQTTLSGAIAKHTGTFPFELPAAVLEKAPAAKNSFWADPALGDLPLCFLSNADTTGGNSGSPVLNARGELVALNFDRVWENIAGDYGYSNERSRNISVDIRYLLWLLDRVEDAGALLREMGVAQYREAGARRSRVESAHRPKTAPSPPKPKSSSGCALSEARPPSSTTTLGGMSWPWLMAAFLAAKRRRLRKTLKT; from the coding sequence ATGCATCGGGGCCCCCGCGGAGCCGCAACCCAGGCGGTGCTATTGGCCGTGGCGCTTGGCGCGAGCGCGCTGCCCGCACACGCGGACGAAGGCCAATGGACGCCGGAGCAGCTGGACGAGCTCGGCACTCAATTCACCGCCTTGGGCATCCGACTTGCCCCGAAGCAGATCTGGAGTGCCGAAGGCGGCCTGGGTCACGCGGTTTTGAACATGTCTGGCTGCTCCGCGGCGTTCATTTCGCCGGACGGACTGATCGCCACCAACCACCACTGCGCCTACCGCGCCATCCAGAGCCAAAGCAGCAGCGAGCGCGACCTGCTGCAACTGGGCTTCGTGGCCAAGAAGCGCGAACAAGAGCTGGAAGCCAAAGGCGAAACCATCCGCGTGTTGGAGCGCATCTCGGACGTCACGGACACGATCAACAAGGCCGCGGCAGCCGCCAAAGACGACGGCGCGCGCTACGACGCCATCGAGCAGGCCAAGAAGAAGTTGGTGGCGGATTGTGAGAAGAAGTCCCCCGCCACGCGCTGCGAAGTGGAAAGCTTTTTTCTCGGCGCGACTTACCGCTTGTACGAGACGACGGAACTGAGAGATCTGCGCCTGGTCTACGCCCCGCCTCGAAGCATCGGCGAGTACGGCGGCGAGATCGACAACTGGATGTGGCCGCGACACTCTGGGGATTTCACCTTGTTGCGCGCCTACGTCGCCAAAGACGGCACGCCGGCGGAGTACGCAGCGAGCAACGTTCCCTACCGCTCGACGGACCACTTCAAGATCAGCGGCCAAGGCGTGATGCCCGGGGATGCCGTGATGGTGATGGGCTACCCGCGCCAGACCATGCGCCACCTGCCAGCGCCAGAGATGCAGCGCCAGGTGGAACAGGTGCTTCCCGGAATCGTCGACCTCTACGGCGAGTGGCTGAAATTGCTCGACGCCCAATCGGCGCGCTCCAAGGACGTGGCGATCAAGGTCGCCGCCTTGAAGAAGGGCTTGGCCAATCGTCACAAGAACGCTCGCGGCATGCTCGAGGGCATTCGCGTGATGGGGCTAGGAGCGCGGCGCAACAAGGAACGCGACAAGCTGCAAACTCTGGCGAAGACCAAGGCCCAGTACGCAAAGCCGTTGGAAGAGTTGGCGAGCCTGGCGGATGAAGCGCGCCGCTCGGCACCGCGCGAGCTGTTGCTGCACTCTGCGCAACGGGGAACCAACCTGCTGTCCCTCGCCGTGGACCTGGCGCGACTAGCAGAGCAGCGCGCGAAGCCCGATCTCGAGCGTCTGCCCGGCTACCAGGAGCGCGACTTGCCGGACTTGTGGCAGAGCCTCTTGCGACGAATGCGCAACTTCGACGCGGGCGTCGAAGCGGAAATCATCGCGAGCCTCGTGGTGCGCGCGCACGCGCTCCCCGGCGAGCAGAAACCGACTTCTTTGCAGGCACTTGGCGCGGCAACCGCCAAACGCGACGCGGTAGCCAAGGGGCTCCTCGGGCGCCTCAAGACCTCGCAATTGTCCAAGGAAGCGCGGGTGAAGCAGCTGTTCGAAGCAGAGCCGGGACAGCTCGCCAAATTCGCCGACCCAGTGCTCGACTGGGGACGCAAGGTGGCGGCGGATCTGGACGCAGCGGAGCGCGACGAGCATCGCCGGGAAGGCGCGCTGAGCCGTCTGGGTCCGACCTACTTCGCGGCGCTGCGCGAAATCCGGCCGGGTCCGCTGTACCCCGACGCGAACGGCACGCTGCGCATCAGCTTGGCAAAGGTCCAGGGCTACGCGCCCAAGGACGGGCTCGTCGCCACGCCACAGACGACCCTCAGCGGCGCGATCGCCAAGCATACTGGCACCTTTCCCTTCGAGCTACCCGCGGCGGTACTGGAGAAAGCACCCGCTGCGAAGAACTCCTTCTGGGCCGATCCCGCCTTGGGCGATCTGCCACTTTGCTTTCTCTCCAACGCCGACACCACTGGAGGCAACTCGGGCAGCCCCGTGCTCAACGCGCGCGGTGAACTGGTCGCCCTCAACTTCGATCGCGTGTGGGAGAACATCGCGGGCGACTACGGCTACAGCAACGAGCGCTCGCGCAACATCTCCGTCGACATTCGCTACCTGCTCTGGCTGCTGGACCGAGTCGAAGACGCCGGTGCGCTGCTACGCGAAATGGGTGTGGCCCAATACCGCGAGGCGGGCGCGCGTCGGTCCCGAGTGGAGAGCGCTCATCGGCCCAAGACCGCGCCGAGTCCGCCCAAGCCGAAGTCGTCGAGTGGTTGCGCCCTGAGCGAAGCGCGGCCGCCGTCATCCACGACGACGTTGGGCGGCATGAGCTGGCCGTGGCTGATGGCTGCTTTTCTAGCGGCGAAACGCCGCCGGCTACGCAAAACCCTGAAAACCTGA
- a CDS encoding DEAD/DEAH box helicase, with translation MADSHRPAVRVGRLPPRESTRAPLPVRAPRAIDDGVWQSAQELAGRLGASNLTETQRRILSASLSGHDVLACLAAGGGKSTSGALAAALCDGVAVVLSPSARLAREQQARLEHRRLPCVRLDPNASEAEQSKICSELAKDSSLLLLSTPGALAGAPRVREALRKRGVTLCVLEEAQALAEASDAVCPSLAVWRRLLTELGRPRVLALLSPSTFAVRRQVQEYLELSEPAVIEGGPIRDNVILEFHRLTGDARKRAFSGLLQSLRRPGLVLAQTPREVEEVYGLLAAARIPAHRYHAELSPAERLGEQLNFMLPGRKTVMVAQSAFAPSTGVAGIDDERLLDGAPRGFGLGLDKRDLRFLVHWGAPATVEQLVREVGAVGRDGDEARAIVYCDEGDSNRNGALLMRYRLHPPHASNVADALDGQALESRRTTVEALALETGLSLSTLESWGAVFEAAGVLRVHAGWVEALVSMRDVAECATEVASRLWRLQREDSRRLSAMRDVMLDSGCPRAAVERALGSRSTPCGRCANCRRGLPAAPVRRPAAQTFSITHADAEPERAPALSAKVSELAFGRS, from the coding sequence GTGGCAGACAGCCATCGCCCGGCGGTGCGCGTGGGACGCTTGCCGCCTCGCGAGTCGACGCGTGCCCCGCTACCGGTCCGCGCTCCGCGTGCCATCGACGACGGCGTTTGGCAGTCGGCGCAGGAACTAGCCGGCCGGCTCGGCGCCTCCAACCTCACCGAGACGCAACGACGAATCCTGAGCGCCAGCTTGTCGGGGCACGACGTGCTTGCGTGCTTGGCCGCGGGCGGAGGCAAGTCCACCAGTGGCGCCCTAGCCGCAGCTCTCTGCGACGGCGTCGCGGTAGTGCTATCGCCGAGCGCGCGCCTCGCTCGCGAACAGCAGGCACGACTCGAGCACCGACGACTGCCTTGCGTCCGTTTGGATCCCAATGCCAGCGAAGCCGAGCAAAGCAAGATCTGCTCGGAGTTGGCCAAGGACTCCTCGCTGCTGTTGCTGTCCACTCCCGGGGCTCTCGCTGGCGCCCCTCGCGTGCGCGAAGCGCTGCGCAAGCGCGGAGTCACGCTCTGCGTGTTGGAAGAAGCCCAAGCCCTGGCCGAAGCGAGTGATGCGGTTTGCCCTTCCTTGGCGGTATGGCGACGACTGCTGACGGAGCTCGGCCGCCCGCGGGTACTAGCCCTGCTCTCCCCTTCGACCTTTGCGGTTCGCCGCCAGGTGCAGGAGTACTTGGAGCTGAGCGAACCCGCCGTGATCGAGGGCGGCCCCATCCGCGACAACGTGATCCTCGAGTTCCACCGTCTGACCGGCGACGCGCGCAAGCGCGCCTTTTCGGGGCTATTGCAGAGCCTGCGCCGTCCTGGATTGGTGCTGGCACAGACCCCTCGCGAAGTGGAAGAGGTCTACGGCCTGCTCGCTGCGGCGCGCATTCCTGCTCACCGCTACCACGCGGAGCTATCGCCAGCCGAACGCCTCGGCGAGCAGCTGAACTTCATGCTGCCCGGACGAAAGACGGTGATGGTCGCGCAGAGCGCCTTCGCGCCCTCCACGGGCGTCGCGGGCATCGACGACGAGCGACTGCTGGACGGAGCGCCGCGCGGCTTCGGACTCGGCCTGGACAAGCGCGATCTGCGCTTCCTGGTGCATTGGGGCGCGCCGGCAACCGTGGAGCAGCTCGTTCGCGAAGTCGGCGCGGTCGGTCGCGACGGAGACGAAGCGCGGGCCATCGTCTACTGCGACGAGGGCGACAGCAACCGCAACGGCGCGCTGCTCATGCGTTATCGCCTGCATCCGCCGCACGCCAGCAACGTGGCGGATGCGCTGGACGGCCAAGCGCTCGAATCCCGACGCACGACCGTGGAAGCGCTCGCCCTCGAAACCGGACTGTCTCTCTCCACCTTGGAGAGTTGGGGCGCCGTCTTCGAAGCCGCTGGCGTCCTGCGCGTTCACGCGGGGTGGGTGGAAGCGTTGGTCTCCATGCGCGACGTGGCAGAGTGCGCAACGGAAGTTGCCTCGCGCCTGTGGCGCTTGCAGCGCGAAGATAGTCGACGCCTGAGCGCCATGCGCGACGTGATGCTGGACTCGGGTTGCCCGCGGGCTGCCGTCGAGCGTGCCTTGGGCAGCCGTTCCACGCCCTGCGGTCGCTGCGCCAATTGCCGCCGAGGACTGCCCGCCGCTCCGGTGCGACGTCCAGCCGCGCAGACCTTCAGCATCACCCACGCCGACGCAGAGCCCGAGCGCGCGCCGGCGCTCAGCGCCAAGGTTTCAGAGCTCGCCTTCGGCCGTTCGTAA
- a CDS encoding oxygenase MpaB family protein, which translates to MGQILVLASGVKPSHSEREVSREALERQLARLVAEVESPEHGVFGPSSASWRIDRESALFLGGGRAALLQLAHPYVAHAVDQHSKTKTDPLGRFQRTFNNVYAMVFGDLNHALASARRVHTMHTRIVGTIDEDVGDLRAGTPYAANDPEGLFWVHATLIDSGLLFHQAVLGPLPRRQLEAYYGESKRFARLFGIPDEVMPGDFVAFEAYMARMLESPRISVGRPAREIASFLFRPPTRSVAPALALLKLMTAGSLPPRLREAFGLRFSARHARAYRAVLALLRRTYPRLPLRTRTVPAYQHALRRVAGKPGPDPVAHAVETLLQRGLSHALPRRA; encoded by the coding sequence GTGGGACAAATACTCGTCTTGGCCAGCGGCGTAAAACCCAGTCACTCCGAGCGCGAGGTCAGCCGAGAAGCGCTGGAACGGCAGCTGGCTCGCCTCGTGGCCGAGGTGGAAAGCCCGGAGCACGGCGTCTTCGGTCCCAGCAGCGCCAGCTGGCGCATCGATCGCGAATCGGCGCTGTTCCTCGGAGGTGGACGCGCGGCGCTGCTGCAGCTCGCGCATCCCTACGTCGCTCACGCCGTGGATCAGCACTCCAAGACGAAGACGGACCCCCTCGGCCGCTTCCAGCGCACCTTCAACAACGTCTACGCGATGGTGTTCGGCGACTTGAATCACGCTCTGGCGTCGGCGCGGCGCGTCCACACCATGCACACGCGTATCGTCGGGACCATCGACGAGGATGTCGGCGATCTGCGCGCGGGCACGCCCTACGCCGCCAATGATCCCGAGGGGCTGTTCTGGGTTCACGCCACGTTGATCGACTCGGGGCTCTTGTTTCATCAAGCGGTGTTGGGGCCTTTGCCGCGTCGTCAGCTCGAGGCGTACTACGGGGAGAGCAAGCGCTTCGCGCGACTGTTCGGCATTCCCGACGAGGTCATGCCTGGGGACTTCGTCGCGTTCGAGGCGTACATGGCGAGGATGTTGGAGTCACCACGCATCAGCGTGGGGCGACCGGCGCGCGAGATCGCGTCGTTTCTGTTTCGCCCGCCGACACGCAGCGTCGCGCCAGCACTGGCGCTGCTGAAACTGATGACCGCAGGCTCTTTGCCGCCTCGGCTGCGCGAGGCGTTTGGGCTGCGCTTCAGCGCGCGCCACGCGCGTGCGTATCGTGCGGTGCTGGCGCTGCTGAGACGCACCTATCCCCGACTGCCGCTGCGAACGCGCACCGTTCCTGCCTACCAACATGCGCTGCGGCGCGTCGCAGGCAAGCCCGGGCCGGATCCCGTTGCGCACGCGGTGGAAACCCTGTTGCAGCGCGGCCTCAGCCACGCACTACCACGGCGCGCCTGA
- a CDS encoding CHAD domain-containing protein, with protein MTFGIHPQETPAHAVRRAALADLEQCAHALDAIATAPEANVHLVRKRAKRLRALLRLARDMMGERDYRRANALVRDGARELASAREAAVRRHGLELLLAALPGLDAAFVQSLRTELGVAGSEHAPPARAVDEARAAFQSVSRAFEALHGSENWSAIAPGLRRSYRRGRRLMRAGLRTPTTHGLHQWRKWVKYQWHQVELLAPLWPEDLQTRALRLKHLADLLGDEHDLADLRESLLASPHTRSQPAIAARMLGAIDERRRLLRKDALQIGTRLFAEDARAFEQRLGRYYRAFVQQQHADLDALDSAESALDSAEATLDSSAVYPPETSSPKVALDAAEPALDATEPALDAPEGALDSHDYKRSTTA; from the coding sequence ATGACCTTCGGCATCCATCCCCAAGAAACGCCCGCCCACGCGGTGCGCCGCGCTGCGCTCGCCGATCTGGAGCAATGTGCCCACGCCCTCGACGCGATCGCGACCGCGCCGGAAGCGAACGTGCACCTGGTGCGCAAGCGGGCCAAGCGGCTGCGTGCGCTGCTGCGCCTCGCGCGCGACATGATGGGCGAGCGCGACTACCGGCGCGCGAACGCCCTGGTGCGGGACGGCGCACGAGAACTCGCCAGCGCGCGGGAAGCCGCCGTGCGGCGCCACGGCCTAGAGCTTCTGCTCGCCGCACTGCCGGGACTGGACGCCGCCTTCGTTCAGTCCCTGCGCACCGAGCTCGGCGTGGCCGGAAGCGAGCACGCCCCGCCCGCGCGCGCCGTGGACGAAGCGCGCGCGGCTTTCCAGAGCGTGTCCCGCGCCTTCGAAGCCTTGCATGGCTCCGAGAACTGGAGCGCCATCGCACCCGGGCTTCGCCGTAGCTATCGGCGCGGTCGTCGGCTGATGCGCGCCGGGCTTCGCACTCCCACGACCCACGGCCTGCATCAGTGGCGCAAGTGGGTGAAGTACCAGTGGCACCAGGTAGAACTGCTCGCTCCCCTGTGGCCCGAAGATCTGCAAACCCGCGCGCTGCGACTGAAGCACCTCGCAGATCTACTGGGAGACGAACACGACCTCGCCGATCTGCGCGAGAGCTTGCTCGCGAGCCCCCACACCCGCAGCCAGCCCGCGATCGCGGCGCGCATGCTCGGCGCCATCGACGAGCGTCGCCGTCTGTTGCGCAAAGACGCACTGCAGATCGGCACGCGCCTCTTTGCCGAGGACGCGCGGGCCTTCGAGCAGCGCCTGGGTCGCTACTACCGAGCGTTCGTGCAGCAGCAGCACGCCGATCTGGACGCGCTCGACTCGGCTGAGTCCGCGCTCGACTCGGCTGAAGCTACGCTCGACTCATCCGCAGTGTACCCGCCCGAAACAAGCTCGCCCAAAGTCGCGCTCGACGCGGCCGAACCCGCGCTCGACGCGACCGAACCCGCGCTCGACGCACCCGAAGGCGCGCTCGACTCGCACGACTACAAGCGATCGACCACCGCTTGA
- a CDS encoding isocitrate/isopropylmalate dehydrogenase family protein, with protein MTVHTVVLIPGDGIGPEVADATLKVLEAAKAPVQFVTHYAGEAALERGADSVLPSETVDAIRQHHVAIKGPCSTPVGRGFSSVNVALRRTLNLYAAVRPFRSLPGVPTRYQNVDLIVVRENTEGLYSGIENQITDGVVVSMKVATRNACHRISHWAFRYATHQKRKKITVFHKANIMKLSDGMLLEEAKRVHDVDYPNINYQEVIVDAGHMRLVQDPTQFDILLCENLYGDIVSDLCAGLVGGLGVSPGANIGESDAVFEAVHGSAPDIAGKGVANPLALLMSATMMLKHLAETRSDDSARAAAERIQAAYDKALNDEQKTRDLGGSLGTNEFAQAVVDRL; from the coding sequence ATGACTGTGCATACCGTCGTGCTCATTCCGGGGGATGGCATCGGGCCCGAGGTGGCCGACGCCACGTTGAAGGTGCTGGAGGCAGCCAAGGCGCCGGTGCAGTTCGTGACGCACTACGCGGGGGAAGCCGCGCTGGAACGCGGCGCGGACAGCGTGCTGCCCAGCGAGACCGTGGACGCGATTCGTCAACACCACGTTGCGATAAAGGGACCTTGCTCCACGCCCGTGGGGCGAGGCTTCTCCTCCGTGAACGTGGCGTTGCGCCGGACTCTGAACCTGTATGCGGCGGTTCGGCCCTTTCGCTCACTGCCGGGAGTTCCTACGCGATACCAGAACGTGGATCTGATCGTGGTGCGCGAGAACACCGAGGGGCTCTACAGCGGCATCGAGAATCAGATCACCGACGGCGTGGTGGTGAGCATGAAGGTCGCCACGCGTAACGCGTGTCACCGCATCTCGCATTGGGCGTTTCGCTACGCCACGCACCAGAAGCGCAAGAAGATCACGGTGTTCCACAAGGCGAACATCATGAAGCTCTCCGACGGCATGTTGCTCGAAGAAGCCAAGCGCGTGCACGACGTGGACTACCCGAACATCAACTACCAAGAAGTCATCGTGGACGCGGGGCACATGCGCTTGGTGCAGGATCCGACTCAGTTCGACATCCTGCTGTGCGAGAACCTCTACGGCGACATCGTGTCGGATCTCTGCGCGGGCCTGGTCGGAGGGCTCGGTGTGTCGCCTGGCGCGAACATCGGCGAGAGCGATGCGGTGTTCGAGGCCGTGCACGGTTCGGCGCCGGACATCGCGGGCAAGGGCGTCGCGAACCCGCTGGCGCTGCTGATGAGCGCGACGATGATGCTCAAGCACCTGGCTGAGACGCGCTCGGACGACAGCGCGCGTGCGGCTGCCGAGCGCATTCAGGCGGCCTACGACAAGGCGCTGAACGACGAACAGAAGACGCGCGACTTGGGCGGGAGCCTCGGTACCAACGAGTTCGCTCAAGCGGTGGTCGATCGCTTGTAG
- a CDS encoding type II toxin-antitoxin system VapC family toxin: MLDTNACIRVLNGTSPTLVERLAQHRPAEILVSSVVRAELFHGARKSRNVEKNLALLGRFFAPLGSAPFTDLCAEHYGMIRADLERTGKPIGPNDLLIAATARAYDAVLVTANTREFQRVVGLRVQNWEA; encoded by the coding sequence ATGCTCGACACGAACGCGTGCATTCGCGTACTCAATGGTACGAGCCCGACCTTGGTCGAACGGTTGGCGCAGCACCGCCCTGCGGAGATCCTCGTCTCTTCAGTCGTGCGCGCCGAGCTGTTTCATGGTGCGCGCAAGAGCAGAAATGTGGAGAAGAACCTCGCCCTTCTCGGCCGCTTCTTCGCGCCGCTCGGAAGTGCTCCCTTCACTGATCTATGCGCAGAGCACTATGGGATGATTCGCGCAGACTTGGAGCGCACCGGAAAACCCATCGGCCCCAACGATCTGCTGATCGCCGCAACGGCGCGTGCCTACGATGCCGTCTTGGTCACGGCCAACACCCGCGAATTCCAACGCGTGGTGGGGCTCCGCGTGCAAAACTGGGAGGCGTAG
- a CDS encoding ATP-binding protein has protein sequence MARLTGVDLLLIDDLGLRQLSDPEPIDLYELVRLRYQKTSTIITSNRDTEELAELFGDALLAGAAMDRLLHDAHVLSLVGETYRNPTRSKRSRKSNNNQEATT, from the coding sequence ATGGCACGCCTCACTGGCGTCGACTTGCTGCTCATCGACGACCTTGGTCTGCGCCAGCTTTCTGACCCGGAGCCCATCGACCTCTATGAGCTCGTCCGACTTCGCTACCAGAAGACCTCGACCATCATCACCTCGAATCGGGACACCGAAGAACTCGCGGAGCTATTCGGTGACGCCCTGCTCGCCGGCGCAGCCATGGACCGGCTTCTCCACGACGCTCATGTCCTGAGCCTCGTCGGCGAGACCTATCGCAACCCAACGCGCTCGAAGCGATCACGCAAGAGCAACAACAATCAGGAGGCAACGACATGA
- a CDS encoding transposase, with the protein MLSGAEIERLLEATESSKYREIFMLAYGAELRISEVRHLCVEDIDSGRGLIHVRKGKTGERYAPLGNRVVAALRAYWRERRPSAGFADAMRDGRHVLPDGDSRAWRRRLSQLHQRSWVMYAKRPFGGADQVFRYLARYTHRIAISSTKLVAYNGRGVTFRTRGDHTVTLSGSEFTRRFLDHVLPSGFVKIRHFGLLASGNVRSRLQRAQALLGAQPPQVESDAEPDTDFRDVMLRTTGLDLRVCSRCHQPAVKARPHGSSPARPSGSSDRECQAERIEDARGQGGGSAKRIQFPLGRVHVVAS; encoded by the coding sequence GTGCTCAGCGGTGCGGAGATTGAGCGTCTGCTCGAAGCAACGGAGTCTTCGAAGTACCGTGAGATCTTCATGCTGGCGTACGGCGCCGAGCTGCGCATCAGCGAGGTGCGCCATTTGTGCGTTGAGGACATCGACAGCGGGCGAGGGCTGATCCATGTCCGGAAGGGCAAAACCGGAGAGCGCTACGCGCCCTTGGGAAACCGGGTAGTGGCGGCACTGCGTGCCTACTGGAGAGAGCGCCGTCCCTCGGCCGGCTTCGCAGACGCCATGCGCGACGGTCGACACGTCTTGCCCGATGGCGACAGCCGCGCATGGCGCCGCCGACTCAGCCAACTTCACCAGCGTAGCTGGGTCATGTACGCCAAGCGCCCTTTCGGCGGGGCTGACCAGGTCTTCCGCTACCTCGCCCGCTACACACACCGCATCGCGATCAGCAGTACCAAGTTGGTCGCCTACAACGGTCGCGGCGTCACCTTCCGCACCCGCGGTGATCACACCGTCACACTTTCGGGCAGCGAATTCACGCGCCGCTTCCTCGACCATGTGCTGCCATCCGGTTTCGTCAAGATTCGCCACTTTGGTCTGCTTGCGTCCGGCAACGTCCGCTCTCGTCTACAGCGCGCCCAGGCGCTGCTGGGTGCACAGCCTCCTCAGGTAGAGTCTGACGCAGAGCCCGACACGGACTTTCGCGACGTGATGCTGCGCACAACGGGGCTCGATCTCCGCGTCTGCTCTCGTTGTCACCAGCCTGCCGTCAAGGCTCGGCCTCATGGATCCAGCCCAGCTCGGCCAAGCGGATCCAGTGATCGCGAGTGCCAAGCCGAGCGCATAGAGGATGCGCGCGGTCAAGGCGGTGGATCGGCCAAGCGGATCCAGTTTCCACTTGGTCGTGTTCATGTCGTTGCCTCCTGA